One window of Sebaldella sp. S0638 genomic DNA carries:
- a CDS encoding response regulator transcription factor encodes MKILIVEDEERIRKVVRSFLIKNGYVVREAADGEEGLDLFYEWNPDLVLLDVMMPKKDGYEVCRAIKSEKTTPVLMLTAKTQEEDEIRGLEIGADDYIRKPFSLKILELRLKNLLGDEIYTIGEFRFVKNEKNVYFNDKIVDLPPKEYDLLYYLAKNHSKIFSREQILNNVWDLLCESDPRTVDTHVKNLRKKIGHEFITTVKGFGYKFEVKNENNI; translated from the coding sequence ATGAAAATTTTAATTGTAGAGGATGAAGAAAGAATACGTAAAGTGGTTCGTTCTTTTCTTATAAAAAATGGTTATGTTGTAAGAGAGGCCGCTGACGGTGAAGAAGGTCTAGATCTTTTTTATGAATGGAATCCGGATCTTGTACTCCTTGATGTTATGATGCCTAAAAAAGACGGTTATGAAGTATGCAGAGCTATTAAAAGTGAGAAAACCACTCCTGTTCTTATGCTTACTGCCAAAACTCAGGAAGAAGACGAGATAAGGGGGCTTGAAATCGGAGCCGATGATTATATACGAAAGCCTTTCAGCCTGAAAATTCTGGAACTTCGTCTGAAAAATCTGCTTGGTGATGAAATATACACTATCGGAGAGTTTAGATTTGTAAAAAATGAAAAAAATGTATATTTTAATGATAAAATTGTTGATCTTCCCCCTAAGGAATATGATCTGCTCTATTATCTTGCGAAAAATCACAGCAAGATCTTTTCCAGAGAACAGATTTTAAATAATGTATGGGATCTTCTCTGTGAAAGTGATCCCAGAACTGTGGATACCCATGTGAAAAATCTGAGAAAAAAGATAGGACATGAGTTTATTACCACAGTAAAAGGATTTGGATATAAATTTGAGGTGAAAAATGAAAATAATATATAA